The Euphorbia lathyris chromosome 8, ddEupLath1.1, whole genome shotgun sequence genome has a window encoding:
- the LOC136202130 gene encoding 3-ketoacyl-CoA synthase 11 encodes MSEPKPNAPLIQSSSSRNLPDFKKSVKLKYVKLGYHYLITHGMYLFLSPLLVVIAAQISTFSLQDLYTLWEHLQFNLISVIVCSTLLVFLFTLYFMTRPRPVYLVNFACYKPDDSHKCTKRIFMDQSRMTGTFTQDNLNFQQKILERSGLGESTYLPQAVLSIPPNPSMQEARKEAETVMYGCVDELLAKTSVKPKDIGILIVNCSLFNPTPSLSAMVINHYKLRGNIVSYNLGGMGCSAGLISIALAKDLLQVHPNSYALVISMENITLNWYFGNDRSKLVSNCLFRMGGAAILLSNKRSDRRRSKYQLVHTVRTHKGADDKCFSCVTQEEDSNGKVGVTLSKDLMAVAGDALKTNITTLGPLVLPMSEQLLFFATLVGKKLLKMKIKPYIPDFKLAFEHFCIHAGGRAVLDELEKNLQLSDWHMEPSRMTLYRFGNTSSSSLWYELAYSEGKGRIRKGDRTWQIAFGSGFKCNSAVWKALRNINPAKEKNPWMDEIHEFPVDVPKVSAI; translated from the coding sequence ATGTCGGAGCCAAAACCAAATGCACCCCTCATTCAATCATCTTCATCGCGAAACCTTCCGGATTTCAAAAAATCTGTCAAGCTAAAATATGTGAAGCTGGGTTACCATTATCTCATCACCCATGGAATGTATCTTTTCCTTTCCCCTCTTCTAGTTGTCATTGCTGCTCAGATTTCAACTTTTTCTCTCCAAGATCTTTATACCCTTTGGGAGCATCTGCAATTCAATCTCATATCTGTCATTGTCTGCTCTACGCTCCTTGTTTTCCTATTTACACTTTATTTTATGACTCGTCCTCGCCCTGTATACCTCGTCAACTTCGCCTGCTACAAGCCTGATGACTCTCATAAATGTACAAAAAGGATTTTTATGGATCAATCTCGGATGACCGGGACTTTTACACAGGATAATCTTAACTTCCAGCAGAAGATACTTGAGAGATCTGGTCTGGGTGAATCAACTTACCTTCCACAGGCTGTCCTCAGTATTCCTCCTAACCCATCTATGCAAGAAGCTCGAAAAGAAGCTGAAACTGTCATGTATGGTTGCGTTGACGAGCTTTTGGCTAAGACCTCTGTTAAGCCCAAAGATATTGGAATCTTGATTGTGAATTGTAGCTTGTTCAATCCCACTCCGTCTCTTTCAGCCATGGTTATTAACCATTACAAGCTTCGAGGGAATATAGTTAGCTACAATCTAGGTGGGATGGGTTGCAGTGCAGGTCTGATCTCGATAGCTCTAGCTAAGGATCTTCTTCAGGTCCATCCCAATTCTTATGCATTGGTTATCAGCATGGAGAACATCACATTGAACTGGTACTTTGGAAATGACAGATCAAAGCTAGTTTCAAACTGTTTATTCAGAATGGGAGGAGCAGCAATACTGCTTTCGAACAAGCGGTCTGATAGAAGGAGATCAAAGTACCAATTGGTACATACAGTTCGCACGCACAAGGGTGCTGACGATAAGTGCTTTAGTTGTGTTACCCAAGAAGAGGACTCTAATGGGAAGGTTGGTGTTACTTTGTCAAAGGATCTAATGGCTGTTGCTGGTGATGCTTTGAAAACTAACATCACCACACTAGGGCCTCTTGTTCTGCCAATGTCGGAACAGCTACTATTCTTCGCCACGTTAGTTGGTAAGAAGCttttgaagatgaagatcaaaCCGTACATCCCCGATTTCAAATTAGCTTTTGAGCATTTCTGCATCCATGCTGGAGGTAGAGCTGTTTTGGATGAATTAGAGAAGAACTTGCAGCTATCTGATTGGCACATGGAGCCATCAAGGATGACACTTTACCGGTTTGGCAATACCTCGAGCAGTTCTCTTTGGTACGAATTGGCATATTCAGAAGGTAAAGGAAGGATAAGGAAGGGAGATAGAACGTGGCAAATAGCATTTGGATCAGGTTTTAAGTGTAACAGTGCAGTGTGGAAGGCATTGAGGAACATAAACCCAGCAAAGGAAAAGAATCCATGGATGGATGAGATCCATGAATTCCCAGTTGATGTGCCAAAGGTATCAGCTATCTAA